The DNA sequence GAAGCTAAGAAAAATGAGGCCATTCCGCTCGCATTCTTTTATCATGGCATCACGAACCAAAAAGAGCGAGGCCTGGAGCCCGGTTATGCGTTAGCCAGCAACGGTATGCGGGTGGTCATCCCCGATGCCTATCGCCATGGTGAACGCAAAGATGAAGCCTATGCTGGCGAACCGGCGGCAGAATTCTGGTCGGTCGTCCTGCAAAACATCAAAGAACTTCCCGATATTGTAGCGGTCTACGTTGAAGCGGGGTTGGCAAAAAGGGAAAAAGTCTCGGTCACAGGCCTTTCGATGGGAGGCATCACGGCCTGCATCGCCTTGACGCAATACCCTTGGATCCATTCGGCAGCCTGTCTGATGGGCAGCCCGGATCCGATCGGTTTGTCCCATTGGGCATTGAAGTCCCGTTGGGTGGAGGGCCTACCGCCGATTGATGATGAGAAAGTCAATGCCTTGATGGCGCCATTTGAAAGCCTGAGCCTCAAAGAACATCCGGAAGCGCTCGTGGACACGCCGTTTTATATCTGGCATGGCACAGCCGATGAAAGTGTTCCATACCAACAGATGGCTCAGT is a window from the Trichococcus shcherbakoviae genome containing:
- a CDS encoding prolyl oligopeptidase family serine peptidase, giving the protein MIVIERKIIHNIPILEIVEEAKKNEAIPLAFFYHGITNQKERGLEPGYALASNGMRVVIPDAYRHGERKDEAYAGEPAAEFWSVVLQNIKELPDIVAVYVEAGLAKREKVSVTGLSMGGITACIALTQYPWIHSAACLMGSPDPIGLSHWALKSRWVEGLPPIDDEKVNALMAPFESLSLKEHPEALVDTPFYIWHGTADESVPYQQMAQFVSSISGEAFADNICFRSTEGAGHKVPYAIFEEMAAFLGNVY